Proteins encoded by one window of Gambusia affinis linkage group LG17, SWU_Gaff_1.0, whole genome shotgun sequence:
- the dipk1b gene encoding divergent protein kinase domain 1B, which translates to MPRALRRLVHLMLFCPLSKGLQSRLPAIKVKYLLLAWLGILIISWIVYMQYASYAELCRGHVCQMVICDHYRRGIISGSSCKALCDQKTLTLHRCMSTSSTHQVYIGLWKDRPVVIKCGIEDPVNIDGVPETLPRPEMSLFDKPTRGTSMDEFKEMLHSFLKANLGEQPSLSALVDRVITLADVNQDGKVSLAEAKSIWALLHINEFLLMVALQEKEHSPKLLGFCGDLYVTERVSHSSLYRLKVPHYLETVVPEALSSGLNHWLAPSWPRRARITIGLLEFVEEVFHGSYGSFLICDASPHHVGYNSKYDCKMANLRSVASEAVVRAFLKGRRCENNADCTYGKDCTATCDRLVKQCNTEVVQPNLAKVCMLLQDYLLFGAPSDLRGDLEKQLRTCVTLSGLASQMEVHHSLVLNNLKTLLWKKISNTQYS; encoded by the exons ATGCCCAGGGCTCTGCGGCGACTGGTCCATTTGATGCTGTTCTGCCCTCTGTCTAAAGGCCTGCAG AGTCGTCTCCCGGCCATCAAGGTGAAGTACCTTCTCCTCGCCTGGCTGGGCATTCTCATCATCAGCTGGATCGTCTACATGCAGTATGCCTCGTACGCTGAGCTGTGTCGCGGGCACGTGTGTCAAATGGTCATC TGCGATCACTACCGAAGGGGCATCATTTCAGGCTCGTCATGTAAGGCCTTGTGTGATCAGAAAACTCTGACGCTGCACCGCTGCATGTCCACCTCCTCCACCCATCAG gTCTACATTGGACTTTGGAAGGACAGGCCGGTGGTAATCAAATGTGGCATCGAGGATCCAGTGAACATAGATGGAGTCCCAGAGACTTTGCCGAGACCAGAAATGAGCTTATTCGACAAGCCGACTCGTGGAACCTCAATGGACGAATTCAAAGAGATGCTGCACAGTTTCCTTAAG gctAATCTCGGTGAACAACCATCTTTGAGCGCCTTGGTGGACAGAGTCATCACTCTCGCTGACGTCAACCAGGATGGCAAAGTGTCTCTCGCCGAGGCCAAGTCCATCTGGGCTTTGCTTCACATCAACGAGTTCCTCCTGATGGTGGCGCTGCAGGAGAAGGAACACTCCCCGAAGCTTCTGGGCTTTTGTGGAGACCTGTACGTGACAGAACGGGTGAGCCACAGCTCCCTCTACAGGCTGAAGGTCCCTCATTACCTTGAGACGGTCGTCCCGGAAGCCCTCAGCTCTGGTCTGAACCACTGGCTGGCGCCATCCTGGCCCCGCAGGGCCCGCATCACCATCGGCCTGCTGGAGTTCGTGGAGGAGGTCTTCCACGGATCCTACGGGAGCTTCCTAATCTGCGACGCCAGCCCCCACCACGTGGGTTACAACTCCAAGTATGACTGCAAGATGGCCAACCTGCGCAGCGTGGCGTCAGAGGCCGTGGTGCGGGCCTTCCTAAAGGGCCGGCGGTGCGAGAACAACGCGGACTGCACTTACGGCAAAGACTGCACCGCCACATGCGATCGACTGGTGAAGCAGTGCAACACGGAGGTCGTGCAGCCCAACCTCGCCAAGGTGTGCATGCTCCTGCAGGATTACCTGCTGTTTGGGGCCCCGTCAGACCTGCGGGGCGATCTGGAGAAGCAGCTACGCACCTGTGTGACACTCAGTGGGTTAGCCAGCCAGATGGAAGTGCACCACTCGCTGGTTCTTAACAACCTGAAGACGTTACTGTGGAAGAAAATTTCCAACACACAGTACTCCTGA